A single Choristoneura fumiferana chromosome 9, NRCan_CFum_1, whole genome shotgun sequence DNA region contains:
- the LOC141430838 gene encoding uncharacterized protein has product MSYLGSLNSFDHNSQEWEIFHSRLQQFLILNKIVEAGTKSALLLTHLSDETYRLLKNLVHPRDVAAVGYDELLKVLNEHFSPKRCTFADRCKFYEARRDVGESVEQWAARIRGLAVHCEFGSALDLLLTDKFVLGLRAGKERERLFEQDAATLTLAKAMQLAQQMECAQQARASGVDGTVKQEPVYRAGSERWGAGAAAAAGNRDARPRLCSVCGMKSHDASKCRYKTYRCQVCGVKGHLKKVCVSKKPDCPVHNVEAEFLAPEVNECVDCKDCELLSLRS; this is encoded by the exons aTGTCTTATTTGGGGAGCCTCAATTCTTTCGATCATAATTCCCAAGAGTGGGAGATTTTCCACAGTCGTTTGCAGCAGTTTCTTATTCTAAATAAGATTGTGGAAGCAGGGACAAAGAGTGCGCTGTTACTAACGCATTTGTCCGACGAGACATACCGACTATTGAAGAACTTGGTGCATCCGCGGGACGTTGCCGCCGTCGGATACGACGAGCTGCTAAAAGTACTCAACGAGCATTTTTCACCGAAGAGATGTACGTTTGCCGATAGATGTAAGTTTTACGAGGCGAGGCGTGACGTAGGAGAGAGCGTCGAACAGTGGGCGGCTCGGATCAGGGGATTAGCTGTTCACTGTGAGTTCGGGAGCGCGTTGGACTTGTTGCTGACGGACAAGTTCGTGCTGGGGCTGCGCGCCGGCAAGGAACGCGAACGACTGTTCGAACAGGACGCCGCCACGCTCACGCTCGCGAAGGCCATGCAGCTGGCGCAGCAGATGGAGTGCGCGCAGCAGGCGCGCGCCTCTGGAGTGGACGGGACCGTCAAGCAGGAGCCGGTGTACCGAGCGGGCAGCGAGCGCtggggcgccggcgccgccgccgccgccggcaaCCGCGACGCCAGGCCGAGGCTCTGCTCGGTGTGCGGTATGAAGAGCCACGACGCTAGCAAGTGCCGCTACAAAACCTACCGGTGTCAAGTGTGTGGTGTAAAGGGACACCTTAAGAAAGTATGCGTTTCTAAGAAACCTGACTGCCCTGTGCATAACGTCGAAGCCGAATTTTTGGCGCCAGAGGTTAATGAGTGCGTTGATTGTAAGGATTGCGAACTTCTGAGCTTGAG gTCTTAA